A stretch of the Arthrobacter sp. PAMC 25486 genome encodes the following:
- a CDS encoding MBL fold metallo-hydrolase → MTVDSSLIHDLPNHTVRRAVVSEMQNNIYLITAKATGEQILIDAADDLPAINALLADAATDAGVPARLALIATTHQHWDHVRALAELKGQEGVPTAAGADDIAGIEAACAVTTEQPLQQGDIVHVDGIDLKAIQLRGHTPGSIAYALTFDGGTLIFSGDSLFPGGVGNTEQDPARFTQLLSDVEERLFDQYLDAIVLPGHGNPTTLAAERDSVPEWRNRGW, encoded by the coding sequence ATGACTGTTGATTCTTCGCTAATCCATGATCTTCCCAACCACACTGTGCGCCGTGCCGTTGTATCCGAAATGCAAAACAACATCTACCTGATCACCGCGAAGGCCACCGGAGAGCAAATCCTCATCGACGCCGCTGACGACCTTCCCGCCATCAACGCCCTGCTCGCCGATGCGGCAACGGACGCCGGCGTTCCCGCCAGACTTGCTCTGATCGCCACCACGCACCAGCACTGGGACCATGTACGGGCACTCGCGGAGCTCAAGGGCCAGGAAGGCGTGCCTACCGCGGCCGGCGCCGACGACATTGCCGGTATCGAGGCGGCATGCGCAGTCACCACCGAACAGCCGCTGCAGCAGGGCGACATTGTGCACGTCGACGGCATTGATCTTAAGGCCATCCAGCTGCGCGGCCACACCCCCGGCTCCATCGCCTACGCGTTGACGTTCGACGGCGGGACCCTGATCTTCAGCGGTGACTCGCTGTTCCCGGGCGGTGTTGGCAACACGGAGCAGGATCCGGCACGGTTCACGCAGCTGCTCAGCGACGTTGAGGAGCGCCTCTTTGACCAGTACCTGGACGCGATCGTATTGCCCGGCCACGGCAATCCGACCACGCTGGCCGCGGAGAGGGACTCCGTGCCGGAATGGCGTAATCGCGGCTGGTAA